From Lysinibacillus sp. SGAir0095, the proteins below share one genomic window:
- a CDS encoding LysR family transcriptional regulator: MELRHLEYFLMLSKELHFTKAAEKLGISQPTLSHQIKMLEKEVGYSLFNRVGKKIELTKVGAIVQQEAMNIQDSIQNISSQIVAFSKVEIGELKIAVLPGEMTDLISTVCIEFNKLYPNIKVIIDTTDQVEKAVLENQADFGIGFQFDKSDLLQGIKLYNEEFYLISNQSNQEQYVSFSSIFNEPLILFSNSHQCRKLLNKTSYSIGKVLEPTIETSSITSILNLVRSGIGRSVVSRTLYESYDTNDLFFQRIKNPSLTRPVYLLMKKNCFINYAAREYMKLIIREIEKLHFHTEEETLNYLKDLIL, translated from the coding sequence ATGGAATTACGACATTTAGAGTATTTTTTAATGCTTAGTAAAGAACTACATTTTACAAAAGCAGCTGAAAAATTAGGAATCTCACAACCTACTTTAAGCCATCAAATTAAAATGCTGGAAAAAGAAGTAGGATATTCACTATTTAATCGTGTTGGCAAGAAAATTGAGCTTACAAAGGTAGGAGCAATTGTCCAACAAGAAGCAATGAATATTCAAGATTCTATCCAAAATATATCTTCCCAAATTGTAGCATTTTCGAAAGTAGAAATAGGAGAATTGAAGATTGCTGTATTACCAGGAGAAATGACAGATCTAATATCCACCGTATGTATTGAATTTAATAAGCTATATCCGAATATTAAAGTTATTATTGATACTACAGATCAAGTAGAAAAAGCTGTTCTAGAAAATCAAGCGGATTTTGGTATTGGTTTTCAATTTGATAAGTCTGATTTATTACAAGGAATAAAGTTGTACAATGAAGAGTTTTATCTAATTAGTAATCAAAGTAACCAAGAACAATATGTTTCGTTCTCTTCTATATTTAATGAGCCTCTTATATTATTTTCTAATTCACATCAATGTAGAAAATTATTAAATAAGACTAGCTACAGCATTGGCAAAGTGTTAGAGCCTACTATTGAAACATCGAGTATTACATCTATTTTAAATCTCGTTAGAAGTGGAATCGGACGCAGTGTTGTCTCACGCACTCTATACGAATCTTATGATACAAACGATTTATTTTTCCAACGTATTAAAAACCCATCTTTAACTAGACCTGTTTATCTCTTGATGAAAAAGAACTGCTTTATTAACTATGCAGCACGTGAGTACATGAAGCTAATAATAAGGGAGATTGAAAAGCTTCATTTCCACACAGAGGAAGAGACGCTTAATTATTTAAAGGATTTAATATTATAG
- a CDS encoding succinate CoA transferase produces the protein MGKDLSQFIRNEAFLDKIVSAEEAASWIEDGMNLGMSGFTLFGEPKEFPIALSKRGEKENFKVNLYTGASLGPTADQSMAEAGIINLRVPYQGNAVMRGKINAGEIYYIDQHVSHTAEEVRKGTLGKIDYAIIEAAAITEEGYIIPTGSVGNSPIFVEKAENVIIELNTSAPRAYEGLHDIVVPNNQGERREIPIYKVSDRIGEIGIKVEPSKVKGIVLSEQPDIPSPLFEPNEETQQIANHLLDFLASEVEAGNLTESLAPLQSGVGSVANAVLNGMKNSQFKDIEVFSEVLQDGIFDLIDAGVVKFAAGTSFSLSKKRVASLAEDLEKYKDKVMFRPQEISNHPEIIRRLGVISFNTAIEVDIYGNVNSTHVSGTKVMNGIGGSGDFARNAKITIFVTSSLAKDDAISTIVPFVSHIDHTEHDVDIIVTEQGYADLRGLPPVKRAEKLIEIAHPKYRPQLHAYFEEAKEKVGGQTPHILEKAFSFHTNLKEKGTMLFKEEKVNN, from the coding sequence ATGGGCAAAGATTTAAGTCAATTCATCAGAAATGAAGCGTTTTTGGACAAAATTGTTTCGGCTGAGGAAGCAGCCTCTTGGATTGAAGACGGAATGAACCTTGGCATGAGTGGATTTACATTATTTGGGGAGCCGAAAGAATTTCCAATTGCACTTTCTAAGCGTGGTGAGAAAGAGAACTTTAAAGTTAACCTTTATACAGGAGCTTCATTAGGACCAACTGCAGACCAATCAATGGCTGAAGCAGGAATTATTAACTTACGTGTCCCTTATCAGGGTAACGCTGTAATGCGAGGGAAAATCAATGCTGGTGAAATCTACTATATTGATCAGCATGTATCACATACAGCAGAAGAGGTGCGTAAAGGGACATTAGGAAAAATTGATTATGCTATTATCGAAGCAGCTGCTATAACTGAAGAAGGGTATATTATTCCAACTGGTTCTGTAGGAAATTCGCCAATCTTTGTGGAAAAAGCTGAAAACGTTATCATTGAACTAAACACAAGTGCACCTAGAGCATATGAAGGTCTTCATGATATTGTTGTACCGAACAATCAAGGTGAACGTAGAGAGATTCCGATTTACAAAGTTTCAGATCGAATTGGAGAAATTGGTATCAAAGTAGAACCATCTAAAGTAAAAGGAATTGTTTTATCCGAACAACCTGATATTCCTTCACCGTTATTTGAGCCAAATGAAGAAACACAGCAAATTGCGAATCACTTATTAGACTTCTTAGCAAGTGAAGTAGAAGCAGGCAATTTAACGGAGTCGTTAGCTCCATTACAGTCTGGTGTAGGGTCTGTAGCGAATGCTGTTCTAAATGGTATGAAAAACTCTCAGTTTAAAGATATCGAAGTGTTTTCTGAAGTATTACAAGATGGTATTTTTGACTTAATCGATGCAGGTGTTGTTAAATTTGCAGCGGGTACTTCGTTCTCACTTTCTAAAAAACGTGTTGCTTCACTCGCTGAAGATTTAGAAAAATACAAAGATAAAGTTATGTTCAGACCACAAGAAATATCAAATCATCCCGAAATTATTCGTCGTTTAGGTGTGATTTCATTTAATACTGCCATAGAAGTAGATATTTACGGAAACGTAAATTCAACGCACGTAAGTGGAACAAAAGTGATGAATGGTATCGGTGGATCTGGAGACTTCGCTCGTAATGCTAAAATTACAATCTTTGTAACATCTTCTCTGGCAAAAGACGATGCTATCTCAACAATCGTTCCTTTCGTATCGCATATTGACCATACAGAGCATGATGTAGATATTATTGTAACAGAGCAAGGATATGCTGACCTTCGTGGACTTCCACCAGTGAAGAGAGCAGAAAAGCTTATCGAAATCGCACATCCTAAATATAGACCTCAATTACATGCCTATTTTGAAGAAGCGAAAGAGAAAGTCGGCGGTCAAACACCTCATATCCTTGAAAAAGCATTCTCGTTCCACACAAACTTGAAAGAAAAAGGAACAATGTTATTCAAGGAAGAAAAAGTGAACAATTAA
- a CDS encoding HD domain-containing protein, translated as MCQEIAGIQIPDSRLAKDAVDILREYGSDLLWNHSNRVFLFGAVNGQNAKKDYDLELLYVSALFHDLGLTKKYSSPDLRFEVDGANAARSFLQQYQIPDESIRRVWDAIALHTTPGIAEHKEAEVALLFSGVGMDVMGDGFEQFPPHLREEIIKAFPRNNFKQEIIPAFYEGFKHKPETTFGNMKQDIVQHFVPEYKNKNFCSCILHSPWSE; from the coding sequence ATGTGTCAAGAAATCGCAGGCATTCAAATCCCGGACTCTAGATTAGCAAAAGATGCAGTTGATATTTTACGTGAATATGGAAGCGATTTATTATGGAATCACTCTAACCGTGTATTTTTATTTGGTGCGGTTAATGGTCAAAATGCAAAAAAAGATTACGATTTAGAACTACTGTATGTAAGTGCATTATTCCATGATTTAGGACTAACTAAAAAGTACAGTAGCCCAGATTTACGTTTTGAAGTTGATGGTGCCAATGCAGCAAGAAGTTTTTTGCAACAGTATCAAATTCCTGATGAATCAATTCGCCGTGTTTGGGATGCAATCGCATTACATACAACACCTGGTATTGCGGAGCATAAAGAAGCAGAAGTAGCATTACTGTTCTCAGGTGTGGGAATGGATGTAATGGGAGACGGATTTGAACAATTCCCTCCACACTTACGTGAAGAAATCATTAAAGCGTTCCCTCGTAACAATTTTAAACAAGAAATTATTCCTGCTTTTTATGAAGGCTTTAAACATAAGCCAGAAACTACTTTTGGCAATATGAAGCAAGACATTGTACAACATTTTGTGCCTGAATATAAAAATAAGAATTTCTGTAGCTGTATTTTACATTCACCTTGGTCAGAATAA